Genomic DNA from Denticeps clupeoides unplaced genomic scaffold, fDenClu1.1, whole genome shotgun sequence:
ctgtgattttctgttccttttactTGGAATGATCGTACAACAATGATCGTTACATGTTTTAGTGGATTTGAGAAAATCCTAAATATTTGAGTTTATAGTTATTACACCCATGAATACAGTTCACCCTATACTAGACTGATACCCTGTTCATGGGCACGTCCTGCAGCTAGTTTCCAGCTACCCTGCAGTACTGACCAGAATGAGCAGGTTCCACAGTTGGAACCAGCATTTGCCAGAATATTGCACGAGAAAGTGAGGATCATTTCCCGACTTAgcaattaacataaaaaatttgATTGATATAAAAAGTGTTGAAATAAGTAATTTTGCTTTCagtgttgttttaatgtttctttatcAACAGTTTCACAGGGGCGGCAGAAACTTTcttaaaaatgtcatgaatttaTTTCTTGAACAGAAGAATGATACGTGATCAACATGTTAGACACATAAAACTTGAACAGCCCCCTTTTTTCCTGAAGGTGGCACTACTGCAATTAGTAGCCTTTAGTAACTCCTCATGATTAACTTTTATTATGGTATCTAAGATAATGTATGTGTACAGTTTTACTTGCAAGATAATGTTCATTACTCAGATGTTAGTTATTATTTTCACATTGATGCAAACaacttttaataaaccaaaGAATTCTAGATTATTTTCTCTTAGGTGTCCCAACATCTTCTTAAAAGCTTTATTTGTTCCCCACGGCAACTACATTGCATCTGGGGTCAACTTTGAAAGCTCTTCCCTCTGCTTCCGGGTCAAAGGAAGGTCATCAGCACATtgacaaagatgaatgcagcgctggtaagagagagaaataccatcattatttatttacagaccaGATCAACAAATAAActtgtacatgcatatataaattCCATCAAAACTTAAACTAACCTGTTTCAGGCTTCCTTTTCCAGTACACAGCAAGTAGACAGCCAGTACTGGTACCGCCAGGCTGGACGACAGCATCATTATCCATCCCAGCACATTCACCCACACCGGGTATGTGTAGGTTCGGTTAAATGTCAGGGGCTTGTAATTGGCCAAGGCGCCAATTAAGGATACCTGGGGAAAGAAGGACATTAtggaataatttaaattaacacATAAATTCAGCACTCTTAAGACAGATGCACCACATGTTGGAATACAGTAAAGTCCATGCACAGCTGTTGCACAGCACATGCACAGCACAGGAATCTGTAAGATAATTAATACGTTTTTGTGACAGGTAACCAAATTGGTAGAGAAAGGACAAAATTGCAGACACCATGTATGGTTTGGGAAAGTATAATAGAAAATAAGTGTGCTTAAAGTATGACATGCCTCTTGGCTCTTTTGCTCAAGCCAGCAGCAAAAGGTGTCCACAACAGGACCAATAAAGCTGGCTCATTGTAATTTTCTGATGTAAAATCTGATTTCTTATTAGTAATTATGGTCATTATCAATGATCATTATCCATGTCAACAGAGACTAGCTAAAAATCAGCCAATAAGCACAGCATCatactgatatatttttaaCTGAATTAATTAGAATCACTATGGGTCATACACGTGTGGAATCCTGTTTAAAAACTGTCAGAACCACTAATGAGAAACTGAAGAAGCGGCTGGGTCTCACTCCTGTCATGTCTTCAATTGCATCACACATGCGCTCCGCTCCTGGAAGATGGAAAGGCACGTTTTCTATCTGGCGTAACTAGAGTAGTATAGTACTTTATTcatgtgtcacatttaaatgtttcagatcatcaaaagtgGGAATTTTGAACAACAAAATTGTTGTACTTCatggtcatgccacagcatcttaataggattcaggtcagaacTTCgattaggccactccaaagttttcattctgttttt
This window encodes:
- the LOC114773281 gene encoding sodium- and chloride-dependent GABA transporter 2-like, coding for MNASSKLFLSSLQCLTMGWIFGAERMCDAIEDMTGVSLIGALANYKPLTFNRTYTYPVWVNVLGWIMMLSSSLAVPVLAVYLLCTGKGSLKQRCIHLCQCADDLPLTRKQREELSKLTPDAM